A window of the Phaseolus vulgaris cultivar G19833 chromosome 5, P. vulgaris v2.0, whole genome shotgun sequence genome harbors these coding sequences:
- the LOC137834148 gene encoding uncharacterized protein, translating to METPFSLVYGSDAMIPVEIHESPPRFLSFVAEESNEERRVNLDLLDEAREEVRIKAEAVKRRVEYQYNSKVKPRQFQLANLVMRKAHPYELENKLSSKWTGPFRVTEAKGNGSYKFDTLEGGPIPRSWNVANLKFYFS from the coding sequence atggagacgccgttcagcttagtatatgggtcagacgccatgatcccagtagagattCACGAGAGCCCACCCCGCTTTCTAAGCTTTGTGGCAGAGGAGTCCAACGAGGAAAGAAGGGTGAATCTAGACTTGTTGGACGAGGCCAGAGAGGAGGTGAGGATAaaggctgaagctgtgaagagaagagtggaatatcagtacaactctaaggtgaaaCCACGACAATTCCAATTGGCTAACCTGGTCATGCGGAAGGCTCATCCTTAtgagttggagaacaagttgtcttccaagtggaccggacccttcagagtaacCGAAGCCAAGGGGAATGGCTCGTACAAGTTTGACACTCTGGAAGGgggccccatcccacgtagCTGGAACGTAgccaatttgaagttttatttcagcTAA